The genomic stretch aggagccacatgctaacctgacaagctcaggggaggcctatgtggcagtcttgcaaactcagagacctgaaataaccacaaaggatggtttgaaaattaaatatttaactacaaacaggttatagtgggcagtcatgtcctaggccaatatcttccctgacaaaggtcaacttagatcttccttactgagcccatttgcctttttgcctctaagataacatatctgtgagatgtctgtgagatgtctgggtaacttgtaacttccttcttttgctggagcccctggggcacaaccaaatgtggtgggcgccaggacagatacttcaaattccttcattatcatgttaattgttcctgtacccacctaagtatgtgtccatcattttactttttatccaatcccaggggtttcccaccgtttgactttaacccacctccttaatccgtcaccaatgaatttcatgtagccaacctatgtccctcctttaatagcaatgtataaatacagatgtaacccaccatttcctcggagcattatctcaattcattgaggttctgcttcccggcatatgtcgacattttggctcaaataaactcactaaattctttacaggtttcaatggtttttttcgttaacaagtcccagtgctcaataaatacttattgactgaataaataaatgtaatcatttgtaaatgcattttttatgggatgaaaaatattaaaagcctgtgggaaggaaaggaaatattgTTACACCTCTTTGGTGTAACACTCCATTGTTACACTCCATTTGGAGTCCCTTCTACATGCTTCTACCATTCCTTGAAATTCCCCTAACGCAGAACTTGTCACACCACATTGTAATAACATGTTTACGTATCTGTCTCCGCCACCGAAACTGTAAGTCCCATGAGATGCCAAAGGGGTGGTGCCCGCCTGGGAAGCACCGCACACCCAGCACCTGGCAATGCCATCCTGCAGTCCCATATGCAGGGCTCGGACAGCATCTGTGGTCCAAAGCAAAAGACTACACTGACAGGTCTCTCGACATCATTCCTGCCTCTGATGCTCTGGAAAGATGGCAAGAGTCAACAGCTGTGAGAAAACAGAGTCAGGAAATAGTTAAGTGCAGAAGCAAAGAAAGTCGGCAGCAGCTCTATTGCTCTGGCTAAGCAAGGAGAAGTAGAATGACCATGGCTTTGGagaatattttaatctttttattagaAGTGTTTCTAGTGCCTGAAAAGTCCTGTATTCCACTGGTGAGTTTTAATAGCTGGATATCGCAGGCTAACAAACAAATCTTGAAAAAATTGTTATGAAAATCCAAATAATTATCATAGAAAAGCAACGCATCTCAATAGATAACAGATTTTACAGTGTTAGTTCAAGGGGACTGGGCTACAAAGTCCATTAACAAAAGCATGTTTCTAATTTTATACCAACTTGAAGAGGAAAGATTGATCCTTGGTGTGTGCATTCACAGACAGCAGAAAGATAATTGCTAAAACCAGCCCTGGTTGGATTCTCTTTTCCAGGCTTTCTGTAGATGCCTAGAAAACATGCAGAGTCTTCTATGAGGAGCTCGTGGCTGTATCTCACActtaaaatagatttatttggGAATAATTCAGGGAAGAAGTGATATCACACACAGGTACTCAAGCACCAAATTGATCACAGAAAGCTTTCACTTGGCTTCTGTCCTCAGTGGTTTGGAGGCACGCAGACATGCCTGGTCTCATCTTGTCCCAAGGAGCACTGCTGTCACCTGCATGGGACCCACCCACGCCCACCTCACAGGAGGGACTGGGGGCTTTGAAAGAAATGCCTCCTCAGCCAGCCTATCTTCAGCACAAAGCACGGACCTGCCGGACCTGCCGTTTTGTTTTCAGCGGCCTGCTAAGTGCCCTGGGGCATTGGGCATCCCTTCCTTCTgcttaattaaaatttcaatttgaCCAATGACGCTTTGAGATGCATTCTAAGCAACAGGAATTCAGTTCATCAGAAACCTGCCTTTTTCATTCCCTTCTCACTGCATAAGTTTGCAAAATCACTCCCAGCCAGGAAATGACTTCACCCTGCTGCCTGAAAGGGACCTTTATTGGTTCGCTAGCGCAAGGAGAAACCTGAGCTCAGGCAAGGGAGATGCACGCACACATTCCTGGAAGGATCATTTTAGAACCAGTTTCAAAGCCGACTGGAATTTGAAAATGCCTCTGCCACTTAGACCCACGTGGAGATGAGACTAGCCTTGTGAAATGTCATCAAGTAACTGAGGGTTGTTGTGTTTTGCCAGCGGTGGAAGCGAGCGCAGCCACTGCGGCTTCCTtgctgggagagggagggtgggggcagtttATTAGAAATAACGTTAGAGAGGATGCGATAAAAGCCGACATTCAAAGCCGTGGGCTATTGATTGCAAATCTGGCAGGGCTGCAGGCCATTCTCGTTGCAGGCAGGGCATCGCAGGGCCCGATAGGACTCCTTAAATCTGTTGGCCAGCATGGAGAACTTGCTGCCGTGGCACAGAGAGCAGGTGGCACTGCCCGAGCCTCGGCAGTGAAAGCAGTTGTCATCTGGAAGCTCCCCTTCCTGCAAGAGACGGTCAGGGTTTAGTAACAGCAGCAGTTCGAGTTGATTGATCACATGCAGGTGAAAATACCActgggctgggcagaggctggggcagaACAAGAGGAAAATGCTTCCCACAAACTCGATGAGGGGACTGGTCAGAGGCACGGAATAATCTCAGCAAGTTTATCAAAGAGGGTTTCCTTGGTGGACATCTCTCAGGCAGCATCCCCTGCCACCACGCCTCGCGTCCCAAGACTTCACGCTTTTCATCACCCTTGTCACCATCATCTGACATGTAATTTCTGTATGTTCCATGAGAGCAAAGATTCGGGCTTCCTCGTTGCCAAATACTAAGAGTGCACATTTGGAGCATGACTTGTAGGTGCCAGGCGCTGTTCTAAGAGCGTCTGTTCATATACCAATCCATCTAAACCCACAACAATCCCCTGAGACAGTGTAAGGGTTACCATCCCCATGCTACAGATGGGAAAATGAGACACAGAAATTCAGTTATTCACCAACTGTCATGCAGCTTGAAGAAGAAGAGGCAGGTTTTGATCTGAGGCAGCTGAGCACCAGAGTTTATGCTCCTATTAACTATTGTAGTTGTCTGAAGTAGATGCTCAAGACAGATGGTTTTGTGAGACTAAGCAGACGAATAAAGTGATGGTACAATCCTTGGAAGCTTAACTCTGAATTCTTGTGATACTTTCTCCTCATTCTCTTTGAGAACTGTGATAAGGCCCCAGGATTCAGAGCTCCACTCTGGAGTCAGGAGCCTGGGACTGAGGCCAGCTTCTGACATCAAGAATGCACTTTGGACAGTTCCCTTAATCTCTAAATCTCCATTTCTTTCCCTGTGGAATGGGAGTGATAATGCTTACCTCTCTGAGTATAGTAGCTAGAATATTACCTGAGAGAGTACAAGAAAATACCGTATTATATAATCTGGCATAGTATGGGTTTTCCATGAGAGTTTGTTCACTTCTAAGCCTTGCTAATAAGTCTCCAGTCCTCAACTCCCACCCTACAGAAAAAGGCCCTTTGTCTACCATTGTGTTCTTCCCCTAAAACATCTCAAGGAAACTGGCAATCTTTGGACTCTGTGCAAAGATCATACATAGACCTATAACCTTCCAAGAAATAAGGGACAATACCAAATCTATACAGGTGGATTTGGCACCAAATCCTGTTCATTTCACCTTCAAACCCATCCAATTTTTTCCACCCCACAGACACAACCCTAGTCTGACCTCTACCAGCTCCAGCAGGAATTCAGTGTGGACGCCTGCCTCCAGTCTGGTGGCATTCTCCCCACTGATGCCAATTTTACGAAGTTGCCTGCCATTGTGACTGCCACAGAGCACTCAAGAAACCTTTTCATGAACACTTGCCTCCCAGATAAACTTCAGATTAAAACCAAACTCCTCAGAGGCTTTAAATGCTTAGTTACATTTTCATCACACTCCTGTCCTTGGGTCTCTCTCCAGCTGGTCTCCAGGAACctgtgccccctccacccagccagtCGCCATGTTCTCAAGTGTCAGTAAGCCTTGCCCACCCAACCTCTGGACCAGGGGTCCCGCCGCCTGTCCTGCCCCAAGCACGGCAGGTCTCTCCCTCCACGGAAAGCTCCTCGGGACTAGACAGGAAGCGCTCTGTGTGGTGCCGTTCACCGTCACTTCCTGCACATCTAGTGTGGAGCCAGAGAAATGTCTGCTGTTCAGATATTTGccaaaggaataaacaaaacaatgttgTCTAGAGAATCCTTCCCATTCTTAATTCTAGGAACTACCAACACAGCTGGAGTCCAGTGGGTGGCTCCACCCGGCTAACAGCTTTCTTTTATaacctaataataaaaataatctctgaaAAGGGAGGCATTAGTTCTGCAAATAGCGCCGTTGTGCTGCACAGTGCCCAAGGAGGTATTACACTTTATTCATTCTAGATTTAGAGAATGGAAGTGATTTCCAACGGACGAAAACCTAAATCATGTCTGTGCAcccttttgttaatattttattgattcttgcCATACTTTCATATATTAACAATGCAGAAATGTGTTTCCTTCCCTTAAagtattcaaaataaatttatttgccaAAATGTTCTTAAAGCAAATTGCCACAGTCCATTTTTCTGCCAAATCCACACGTTTTAATGTTTTAGACTTGATCCCAGTGAGATTTTGATGGTACAAGTCAATGTTGTCAAAGAAAGTACAGTAAAATCCTAACATAATAGAATGCCAGGCCAGATAGTGAAAGATGAACAAAATGGCCTGGTGAGCTCGCTGTAGAGAACAAAACCAAACCATCAATCAAATTTTACCTGATTGCATAttggagtttcttttttaaaaaatatatttcagagaggaagggagaggtaaagagagagagaaatatcgatgagagaatcattgattagctgcctcctgcataccccacactggggattgagcctgtaacctgggcatgtgccccgacagggaattgaaccatgacctcctggttcataggtcaatactcaactactgagccacaccagctgagcgcTGGAGTTTCTATCCTTAACTTGAGTTACCACCCTTTCCAACTACTCACCTCAACatgttcatttaattatttaatgattCACTAAATCAAGTATTACCTGAGTCTCTACTCTCTttcattctcattattttttaaaattcttctcagAAAACATTTAGTAAGAGGACTTAGAACATGGTTGTACAACATAGTGCAGGTTATAAAACCAACAAACCTCCCAAACCACCTCCCACCAGCTCGATGACCAAGGAAAGGGGCCTGGGCTTTCACTGCAGGCTCAAAGCTTGTTAGCCCTGAAGAGGGTAACCAGCGCCAATCCGGAGGCTGCTTAGCTAAGTGGTTATGATCACGAGATTGGCAGTCAGGTGGACCTGGGTTTGACTACTGACTCTGATGACCTCTGGTAAGctccttaacttctctgagcctagTTTCCCAGCTTCAAAAGGAGACCACCAGAAATGTCTACCTCACAGAGTCTTCGTGAGCATGACATGGACTATGGCATGGAAAGCATTGGGCATGGTGCCAGGCTATCATGGGCCCTCAGTAAACTGTAGCTATTATTACTATAAtttgtttcttattattattatttcaaaggCAAGGTCAGGTGAAGCATAAAAGAGCCTAGTGATCTGTGGTTTCAAATCCACTGAACCCAGGGCCAGGTTTCCTCCCTTCCATGTTTCATCGTGGCTCAATTCAATTATCCCTCTCCTTCACTCTGATAGTTATTACAGAGGTGCAGTGTGGCCTGCCATTAGCCTTTCCCTGCCCTTTCATCAATGTCCCCACTGCTTCCCTTGGTCAGGAGGGGCTCCTTGGTGTTCTTTGACCCTTTTCTAGAATAATCTTGTCTGGGCATTTACTGCATGAGGGATTGGGCAAACAAATAGCCATTTAAAACAGAGTTTTAAGGACAGGCCAAGTGAAGTATAACCTTTCACAGCAATTTTGTGCTGCACACCTCTGTGCTGGTTTATGGCATTCCAGCTAAGAAACATGGCTCTGTCCGTATTGAATTGGAAGACAATTGTCATGTCGGGCCTGTTGTTGCTTTTGCATTCAGGGCTGCAGTGGGACCTATATGCTAGCTTTTCTGGCTCTCTTCTGAAAATATATGCCCCTACAAGTTGTAATATGGTGTGAAAAAGAATAGAATGAATGGGTGCTACAGTGGGGAGGGAATGCCTTGGATGGCAACATCTGGCTGTCTGCCTACTGCTACGCCGAGTTCTGAGTAGGGTAATCTAGAAAAGGCAGAGGCAGAACACTTGGTCCCAAATGCCAATCTTCTTTCCACAAACAatcactatttattgagcacctataatATGCCAGGCTCTATTATGGGAGGCAATGGAACTATTGTGTTACACCAATATACACAtggcccctgccctcatggagacTAAATCTTATGTGTGAGAACAAACATTAACCAAATAAGTATAAGACTGCAACTGTGAGGAGGGGTGTGAGCTGCCCTGAGGGGTTCCTTCTTGGGAATTTATCCTCATGGACGCCAGGGAGGCCCCTCTGAGGAAGGGATGCCTCCACTCAGATCTCAGGGGCTGAGGAAAAGGTGGCAGGGAATCTGGAGAATATCCGAGGTCCAGGGAAGTTGCCCCTGGTAACAAAAAGCAACGAACACATGATAGGCAGTGTTTCTGGGGTGGAGAGAATGAGGAGAGATGTGGTAAGAGATGAGGCTGAAGAGGCCAAGAGTGGCCAGGCACACAGTACTTTCTAGAACAGTGAGGAGTTTGGGTTTTATCCCAAGTGAAGAGAAGCCATTGAaagtttggggtgggggaagggggtgatGAAGGGATGACACAATCAGATTTGTATTTCAAAAATCTCTCACTGAGTGATCAGATTAGAAAGAGACATGAGAGGCTGTGAACAGAACTTTTAACAAGAGCCTTTCGATGAAGTCTGGTCATGACCCTCTTGTTCCTATCCCCTAAGCCTCCCAGGGTGGGGACATCACTCAGGGGCAAGGAAGCCAACAAATGGGAGGTGAGAGTGCACCCCAGAGAAAGCTTCAAGTCCCAAGAGATAGAAcgtaaagaggaaaaaaaaattcacttctgCTGCCACCCAAGCTTTTACTCTCTTAGCTTAATTTCATCAAAATTGCTTTTCCCACCTTGAGAACTAATGAATACTATCAGTCTTCCCCCTCATCTGAGCATGTCTGAGCAATGGTTTCCAAGGCGTGgagctatttatatttttatctaaagGTGGCAAGAAGTTAagctttaataatattttcaaaagaaattgtTATCCTAATTTTTAATAAACTAGATGACAGTGGTGCCCTCACTAAGACTGGCAGTCACTACAAAAATGTACCCAAGGGACCCTGGAATAAGCATGATGTAAAGGGACCCCACTTTACGTAAAGTGGCAGTGGTGTCCcggctcattcattcactttccACATTTTGCAGTTTACTTGTGCCTGGCCTAGTGGGTTTACAAATGatactgtttatttttaactaaactCATCTCTACAAAAATCTAAAGAACTGCAGCCTTATTAAGTTTCTTCAAGGAAACTGTGGATTGAGGACCCCAATAATAGAAGCACAAGAGAACCCATAAGAAAAGGGCAGAGCTAATTTTTCCCATCTCTAGAGCAAGATGTTCTAAGCCACACTGCAAAGTGAAAACAACAGATACCTAATCAGATCTCAAAAGAAGtcatccaaaaaaattaaaatgaggagTGTTTAAAATATGGACTTATCACTATTATCGCTAACAATGTACcgttaaaatacaataaaatccaTAACATCTTTCATATTTAGACATCTTATGTGGTCATATTTGAAAGTTTTACTGAAGCAGTGCACAACCAAGACCATTTGGAGACCACTGCAGTAGGGCCCTCCTCGGGGGACAGTGACCCGCTGACGCACCTGGGGGTACTGGTTGTGGGGAAACGTGCTTTCTGTCTCCGCCAAAGGCCCGTTGTTCTGGTCGCTATCTCCATAGATTTCCTCTTTGGTCATCAGAGACTCTTCCTCGatctcctcttccttctggaGAATTTTCCTCATGAAGTCTCTCTTGTCCATTGGGGTTCGAATGATTTTCAGGTTATTTGTGTAGATGATTATCTTTCCAAAATCTATAATGGGTGGGGACTAGAGAAATGGAGAATGAGCATGGAACCTCCACCAACCGTCACCAAATAAATACAGGGCTGCAGAACCTGCTCGCCGTCCCAGGAAATAGGACAGGAGGAACTTCCTCTCCAGCACTGTGACCCCATCAGACCACAAAGCTCCAGTTCATTCCCTAGTCTGTTTGCTTTCTCTGTAAACCATGGCAACCATCTTCCTCCTTCCTGTTGATGGTAGCCAACCAAAGCTACACTAGTCATATAACTAGAGTGTCGGACTCTGCAGGGTAGGGTCCAAAGTGCCTATTTCAACCACATACCACAGCAGCTGATGTAGGGCCAGGCATAATGAGGGCTTAAGAAACACAaaggaatgctttttaaaaagtgtcactCAAACTTGTTTCTTtgcataaataataatagtatatacaatttattgagcatttattgttgttgttatgatgtcagacattgtgctaagcattttacaaaCATTACCTCTCTCCAAGCctcgggcgggggggagggttaAGTGTGTCTCAAGGTCACAAAGTTACTCAGGGTCTCTGGCTGGAATTCGAATCCAACTCTGTCTTGCTCTAAATCCATATTCTTAGCACCTACACTACACTATTCACAATCACTTTCCCAAGatcattgtattttttatatattaacatattttatacatttatatatattctgTTGTAACTTGTGTTCTTTGTCTATGAAAATCTTTTTATGTCAATAAATATACTTCGACAGCATCGTTATCAATAGCTCCTGCTCCCTTGCTGGATTTCTCATGTGTGCCTTAACCATCTGCTGAGGAATCATCTGGTCAGTAAAGAAGCAGGGGAGTAAATGTTTAGGGATTACTCAGCTAAGAACACGCATGTCTTCCCAGAGCTAGGTCAGCTTGCAGGGAAACACTGGATCCCAATCCCACTGTTCACCAACTGTGAGATAGAGGAGAGTCATTTGGCCTCCCAGCGCCTCGGTGTGCCCATCTGTAAATGGGCTGCCATCTCGCTGGCATGCACTAACCACCACAGACCAATTCATTTCTAAAACACAGAAATGCTTCTACACTGGCTGGTAAGCAGGTGCTGTCCTGAGACTCCTGAACGCTCTCCGGCTACTCCAGCCTCTCTCCAGGGAGCCTCTCACATCTCCCAACCAGTCATGTAAAAGTTGACTTAGGACCCTGCCCCCAACCCTTCACTGGCTTCTGGGGCGATTAAGCAATTAAATATTTGTACTCTCTTCCCTGAGGCTAATCATGTCATCTTCCAGGGATGGCGGTCCTATGAAGAAGATATAAAACAGGGATTGCAAAAGCTGAAGGTACCATGCAAAGGGTAGGCACTGCTACTGCTATTGTTCCTAAGAACTGTTCTTTTGGTCATTCGCGCATGCGCAATCATGCTACACAACCACATGCTTCGGTGGGAAATGTTCTGCCCTGCTTTTGCGGAACTGCATCCGCCAATCTATTAGATGCTCCACCGAAGCAGTCTCAATCTGGCTTGAGCCGGGGTTCAATGTTCAGGTCCCCTTCCTTGAAACATCCACGGggttttcaataattatttatgaaGCCACAAGCTTCCTACCCGGCCtggtttccctccctctcttctaggGATCGTGTGGCAGCTTCCATTTCCTACCGCTTGGTGCGCGCGGGGTTCCTGTTTCGCACTCTGGACTATCAGCTTCTGAACATCAGCAGATAAAGATGGTGGCACTTTTGGAAGGTTCCATTTCCACTTCCAGTAATAGCCGAAGAGGCTCAGTTACGAGGGAGCTTTCTTCGCATCTACggctggtttctttttttccaggcAAAACTCTCAATATACTGAAAAAACTCTGCAGCCCTCTGGTTCGACCTCCTGCCTCTAAGCTGGTCAGTATCTGAGACACGCAGGAcagtccatttatttttaatgtattccaAAGGTGGACGGTCCCAAATCACCCTGCAGGTGTGTTTAAGTTTCAGTCACCCTGACAGCCAAGCTCTTCCTGGTGTCTAAGGAAAGTCTCCGGGTGTAACTAAACTTCACATGATCTGGTTGCATCCGATTGCCTGTGAGGAACACCCACTCGTACATTATAGAGGGCCGGGATGGAGCCAGGAATTTTATGTTTCCTTCCACAGTGCCCAGAATGGTAACCTATGTGATTGAGCCTCATAAATATCCTGATGTCAATGGCAGCGTCTGAGGCTGCTATTCGGTCACCATGACACCTCACCGCTGCTCCGGGTTTAAACACATCACCGGGTACAAGAAAGGCAATGGGCTTTGGGGGGCCagcagacctgagttcaaattgtATTCAAATGTTATCTGACGGTTGTGTGAGATGTGCAACTTAATGAGCCCCTAtgaacttctttttttccaatctgTAAAATTCTTTCTCATAGAATTATTGTAAAGCTGAATTTATGTATTCTGTATAAAGTGGGTGTTCAGTGGATGttacttctcttccttccccttccattTTTTATGGACCTTATAAGCTTCGGTCAGTttcaattccttaaaatattttattgtttataaccACTTTCTCTaccacaaaatttttaaaagtctcagtGTTTCTTTCATAAGAACCTGGTCATTATCGCAATGGTGGGTAACATTTACAGAGCAtatacaatgtgccaggcacaatgCCAAGGGCTTCTTATCTGTTATCTCTCTTTAATCATAACACTCTTGGTAAGCAGGTACTTTTATTACCCTCATATCATAGATTGTGACGTTGAAGCTCAGCAAGTTTAAGTGGCtttgcccaagctcacacaggtaagtgggtagaatggacattagGCCCAGGTTTAACCAACATCAGAGcccttgtttatttaaaaacaaaacacacacacattacttttGATGTGGTAaataaacataacataaaatttacctatttttacCATTTCTAAGTGAACAGTTCAGTGGCTTTAAGTACTTTCACACTGTGGTGTTAACTatcaccatcatccatctccagaacttttccttaatctcaaactgaaactctgtaccagttaaacaataactcctccttctctctccacccccagcctccctcgcccaacccctgacaaccaccactTTCCTTTCTATCTCTATAAATCTGACtactcatataagtggaatcatatgattGTCCTTTtgtgacatatttcacttagcataatgtcttccgATTCCGTCCATGCTgtaacatgtgtcagaatttccttccttttttaagattgaataatattccattgtgtgtatatacaacATTTTGACtgtccattcacctattgatggacatctgggttgttttcaCCTTTGGGCAATTGTGGAAAAAGCTGCTATAAACCCTGGTATACAGATATCTGTCCAAGTTCAAAGCCTCTATTTTTAATTACTGTGCTTAACTACTACCCAATGTTGCCTCACAGCCAATATTTACTAGGGGTTATTTTACAATTGGGTTCACTATTGAAAAATCATGACTTCCCAGCtctcatttccttatttttcacaAACACCACATTACAACCTGTTCAGTGGGTGCAGGTGCATGAATCCATCCTGACCACTCTTACATGTAAAGGCTGGCTTGACTGGGATGTGGCATTTGATCAGGCAACATAGAAAACAAGGATAACTAGACCAGGCAGGAATCTAACCCTGAACATGGCCTCTAGAATCTGATGTTTAAATCTACTGTGCCGTGCATGGCTTTATAAATCCATGTCTAATCATACATTTACATGAATGCCAAGTTTGGCATACTGACTTATGAAGGTCAACACTCCAGTACTACCTAATGTGGCCTTGTATAAGGTATTGAATAAACTACAGATTTGTAAATTCTAAATATATGAATAAGATTTAGGTAAAATGAGGTACTATAAGTATAAGAAGCTATGTACCTACGACATAATAAGCATTCAGTAAATGGTAACTAATATTATTATCATCAACATTATTAGTAGTGATCTTCTTCTCTAAAAAGGAATATTCCATAGAAAAGAGTATGGGGaatcagaagacctgggttctTACTCTGACTCTGCACCTACGACCATATTGGCTGAGTCCCTTAACAATGTGGCACTCAGtgttcctcatctgcaaaatgggagtgaTCGCACTTGGCCTTTCTCCTCAAGACTGTCATGAAGACCTAATGCGATAGTACATGATAGTGCTCTGCAACGCAGAAGCCACTCCAGTAACACGAGGGGCTGTTCATTCCAGCCCCCTTTCATACCAAAAAGAAACCAGTACTCTCTTTGATAAATGTGGACATGCCCATATTTATACTCTTATCAGGGCTAGCAAGGCCAATACATTTGTCTGCTATAGATGTAGTGTTTGTTCCCTtaggaaactaataaaaatgattaGAGAGTAGTTATCTGAATTTCACACTTTAAAGAGGAGTATAAATCCTACTTATAAACGCTATTCATTAATAACCTGTATTcactctttttaaagaaacacattcATAGTCCCACTAGCAGAGAGCATATCCACATCTCCTCTGAGACTCTGGAAATCAGTGACTACCTTTCCAGGCTCTtctaacttaaaaagaaaagccatgCCTGGGCT from Eptesicus fuscus isolate TK198812 chromosome 6, DD_ASM_mEF_20220401, whole genome shotgun sequence encodes the following:
- the GRXCR2 gene encoding glutaredoxin domain-containing cysteine-rich protein 2, which translates into the protein MEDPEKKLNQKSDGKPRKVRFKISSSYSGRVLKQVFEDGQELESPKEEYPHSFLQESLEPMDGVYGSGEAPKPRPYSPKLTAQRISVFREGNAYTLAGSQPFFNDYKANDHKSPPIIDFGKIIIYTNNLKIIRTPMDKRDFMRKILQKEEEIEEESLMTKEEIYGDSDQNNGPLAETESTFPHNQYPQEGELPDDNCFHCRGSGSATCSLCHGSKFSMLANRFKESYRALRCPACNENGLQPCQICNQ